The following are encoded together in the Pedobacter steynii genome:
- a CDS encoding cytidylyltransferase domain-containing protein, translating into MSILITICARGGSKGIPGKNIKMLNGKPLIFYSLHTADKFAQEVTGVDIVLSTDDEEIKNTVSTLGFNVDTEYTRPEFLASDTAGKIDAIQDVLSYFEQKNNKKYEYVIDLDVTSPLRTVSDLQEAFLLLRNDPNAYNIFSVSPANRNPYFNMVEENENGYYATCKQGSFLTRQSAPKVYDMNASFYIYSASFFENQLKKAITEKSLIYEVPHLCFDLDHPIDFLMMSFLMENNKLDFLL; encoded by the coding sequence AATGGTAAACCTTTGATTTTTTATTCTCTCCATACTGCCGATAAATTTGCTCAGGAAGTTACCGGGGTTGATATTGTTTTGTCAACCGATGATGAAGAAATAAAGAATACAGTAAGCACTTTAGGATTTAATGTTGATACTGAATACACGAGACCTGAGTTTTTGGCCTCTGATACTGCTGGTAAAATCGATGCTATTCAAGATGTTTTAAGCTATTTTGAACAAAAAAATAACAAAAAATACGAGTATGTTATCGATCTGGATGTAACTTCTCCTTTGAGAACCGTTAGCGATCTTCAGGAAGCATTTCTATTACTCAGGAATGATCCCAATGCTTATAATATTTTTTCTGTAAGTCCTGCAAACAGAAATCCATATTTTAATATGGTTGAGGAAAACGAAAATGGATACTATGCGACTTGTAAACAAGGTTCCTTCCTGACGAGGCAGTCTGCTCCGAAGGTATATGATATGAACGCTTCGTTTTACATTTATAGTGCATCTTTTTTTGAGAATCAACTAAAGAAGGCCATCACGGAAAAATCTTTGATTTACGAAGTGCCTCATTTATGTTTTGATCTGGATCATCCGATTGATTTTTTAATGATGTCGTTTCTTATGGAAAATAATAAATTAGATTTTCTATTATAA
- a CDS encoding Gfo/Idh/MocA family protein, which produces MNVLIVGLGSIAQKHINALRKISTAISFFALRSSTKAVKVDGVSDIYDISVIPSLSIDFAIISNPTAFHKQAVSALIPFKIPLFIEKPVFDRLEVAELLQEIKKNNIITYVACNLRFLGCLVFLKEFLKGKRINEVNSYCGSYLPDWRPEKDFRTVYSANKEMGGGVHIDLIHEIDYLYWLFNAPVDVFVTKSNRSSLNISAVDYANYILSYPQYHVSVVLNYYRRDPKRSLEVLLESGTVYVDLLQNTVTFQNEIIYSSDKSVLDTYEDQLTFFTEEILKNNAKFNTIDEAFEVLKLCITND; this is translated from the coding sequence ATGAATGTATTAATTGTCGGCCTAGGATCAATTGCTCAGAAGCACATTAATGCTTTAAGGAAAATTTCCACGGCCATATCTTTCTTTGCATTAAGATCTTCCACTAAAGCCGTCAAGGTTGATGGAGTTTCAGATATTTACGATATTTCTGTCATTCCTTCATTATCCATTGATTTTGCTATTATATCTAATCCGACAGCCTTTCATAAACAAGCGGTTTCAGCGCTGATTCCTTTTAAAATTCCTCTTTTTATTGAAAAGCCGGTTTTTGATCGATTGGAAGTAGCTGAACTTTTACAGGAAATAAAGAAGAATAACATCATTACCTATGTTGCCTGCAACCTGCGTTTCCTTGGTTGCCTGGTATTTTTGAAGGAATTTTTGAAAGGTAAACGTATTAATGAGGTGAATAGTTATTGCGGCTCTTATTTGCCCGACTGGAGGCCTGAAAAGGACTTCCGGACGGTCTATAGTGCGAATAAGGAAATGGGGGGAGGAGTACATATAGATCTCATTCATGAGATCGATTACTTGTACTGGTTGTTTAATGCTCCTGTAGATGTGTTCGTGACAAAGAGCAACAGATCTTCATTGAATATCTCAGCAGTGGATTATGCCAATTACATACTTTCGTATCCACAATATCATGTAAGTGTTGTACTTAACTATTACCGTAGAGATCCAAAACGGAGTTTAGAAGTGCTATTGGAAAGCGGTACGGTTTATGTCGACCTGCTTCAGAATACGGTTACTTTCCAAAATGAAATCATTTATTCTTCTGATAAGAGTGTATTGGATACCTATGAGGATCAGCTCACTTTCTTTACTGAGGAGATTTTGAAGAATAACGCAAAATTTAACACAATTGACGAAGCTTTTGAAGTATTGAAATTATGTATAACGAACGACTAA
- a CDS encoding SDR family oxidoreductase, whose product MYNERLKDKIVIVTGGSGLIGKPIVAHMKQNGAVVINAEINVETDWIEGNYNCDVTDETSIAKLIDDVVGKFGRIDGLVNNAYPRTKDWGTKFEDIELKSWQQNVDMQMNAVFFICQKVLAQMKLQQSGAIVNISSIYGVVGNDFTIYEGYGGTSPAAYSAIKGGIINFSRYLSSYFGKDNIRINCVSPGGIKDAQHPSFIERYEYKSPLKRMGRPEEIAPAVTFLISDESSFITGHNLMVDGGWTAI is encoded by the coding sequence ATGTATAACGAACGACTAAAAGATAAAATAGTAATTGTTACTGGTGGAAGCGGCTTAATTGGTAAACCGATTGTGGCTCATATGAAGCAAAATGGGGCAGTAGTTATTAATGCTGAGATCAATGTCGAAACGGATTGGATAGAAGGGAATTATAACTGCGATGTGACTGACGAAACCAGCATTGCAAAGCTAATTGATGATGTGGTTGGGAAATTTGGAAGAATTGATGGCCTGGTTAATAATGCCTATCCCAGAACAAAAGATTGGGGTACTAAATTTGAAGATATTGAATTAAAATCCTGGCAGCAAAATGTAGACATGCAGATGAATGCTGTTTTCTTTATTTGTCAAAAAGTTCTCGCTCAGATGAAACTGCAACAATCAGGAGCCATTGTTAATATCTCTTCTATTTATGGAGTTGTTGGGAACGATTTTACAATTTATGAAGGATATGGAGGAACTTCTCCGGCTGCTTATTCTGCTATTAAAGGTGGAATAATAAATTTTTCCAGATACCTGTCCTCTTATTTTGGTAAAGATAATATTAGAATAAACTGCGTTTCTCCCGGTGGGATAAAAGATGCACAACATCCGTCTTTCATAGAAAGATATGAATATAAATCTCCATTAAAACGAATGGGAAGGCCTGAAGAGATTGCTCCTGCTGTTACCTTCCTGATATCTGATGAATCTTCATTTATCACGGGACATAATTTAATGGTCGATGGGGGCTGGACTGCAATTTAA
- a CDS encoding acyltransferase, which produces MGLFKQIKFWNNADRIGPDMLSTYWKLFFKKSMLKLCKRKFQYFADTAEVRPGSYIVGCSKISMGDRVVIRPGCMIHGASSNLNLSIEIQSGAMLGSGCHIYVSNHTFSNPDIPIIDQGHDDSLPVIIKKGAWLGANVVVLPGVTIGENSVIAAGAVVTKSIPDRVVAAGVPAKVIKKIENLRQL; this is translated from the coding sequence ATGGGACTATTTAAACAAATTAAATTTTGGAATAATGCGGACAGGATAGGTCCTGATATGTTATCTACATATTGGAAACTATTTTTTAAAAAGAGCATGCTGAAGTTGTGTAAACGCAAATTTCAATATTTTGCAGATACCGCAGAAGTTCGTCCGGGATCTTATATTGTAGGCTGTTCGAAGATTTCAATGGGGGATAGGGTTGTTATAAGACCAGGTTGTATGATTCATGGGGCATCCTCCAACCTGAACTTATCAATAGAAATTCAGAGTGGTGCAATGCTAGGCTCAGGCTGCCATATTTACGTTTCAAACCATACTTTTTCAAATCCGGATATTCCGATTATAGATCAGGGGCATGATGATTCTTTGCCTGTTATAATTAAAAAAGGTGCCTGGCTGGGGGCCAATGTAGTGGTATTACCCGGTGTTACAATCGGAGAAAATTCAGTAATAGCAGCGGGCGCTGTCGTTACCAAGTCTATCCCAGATAGAGTTGTAGCCGCAGGAGTACCGGCAAAAGTGATTAAAAAGATAGAGAACCTTCGTCAATTATAA
- a CDS encoding oligosaccharide flippase family protein, producing the protein MNMIRTGSNLLFPIVVFPYVVRVLGVEGISLYDTANSLIGYLTIIASLGVGIYGVREIGRVKEDSVKRSTALKELLTINTLAAIVTYVFLLFFLYFSDNQHLNTKVVLVLSLLIFFTSLSADWYFVGVEKQAFITIRGVIIKVVIVMMVFLFVNDKSDLLIYATLMMLLIAITSLVNIYFLVPVFKVKAVDFNLKKHIGPMVSSLLINSCVSYFGLLDVVILSEMGAGDEIAYYTLPLRVFKIVSVVITSTSMVFLPRVAGLLSSDKTAFDKINRESISFILFTSLGFALFLFTFSGKIIQLFGGTQFADSALSLKVLAFTLIGACFTNLMTFQVFYSQQKSKAINLFYLSCIVLNILIIVLGYKHFGYIIIAYSYLASIFILALLQGLYNRFYTKNMLFEVEQLKYILAFALSILLSLLIKNVYLSTVISAITYLLILKLTKEKLVFGLLDSKLLKRNKK; encoded by the coding sequence ATGAATATGATAAGAACAGGATCTAATCTCCTGTTTCCTATTGTCGTATTTCCTTATGTCGTTCGTGTTCTTGGCGTAGAAGGTATCAGTTTATATGATACTGCCAATTCGTTAATCGGCTATTTAACCATTATAGCATCTCTTGGAGTAGGAATTTATGGTGTCAGAGAAATCGGCAGGGTAAAAGAGGATAGTGTAAAGAGGTCAACAGCATTGAAAGAGTTGTTAACAATTAATACACTGGCTGCGATAGTTACTTATGTCTTTTTACTGTTTTTTCTCTATTTCTCGGATAACCAGCATCTGAATACAAAGGTTGTGCTGGTTTTGAGTTTGCTTATTTTTTTTACTTCGTTAAGCGCGGACTGGTATTTTGTCGGTGTTGAAAAGCAGGCATTTATTACGATTCGGGGAGTAATTATAAAAGTAGTTATCGTAATGATGGTATTTCTGTTTGTTAATGATAAATCAGATCTTCTCATCTATGCTACATTAATGATGCTTTTAATTGCGATAACCAGTTTGGTGAATATCTACTTTTTAGTTCCTGTATTTAAGGTAAAAGCTGTTGATTTCAATTTAAAGAAGCATATAGGACCAATGGTTAGTTCTTTATTGATCAATTCCTGCGTAAGCTATTTCGGGTTACTTGACGTGGTAATCCTAAGTGAAATGGGGGCCGGAGATGAAATTGCTTATTATACCTTACCTCTTCGGGTTTTTAAAATTGTAAGTGTGGTTATCACCTCAACTTCAATGGTATTTCTACCTAGAGTGGCCGGACTATTGTCTTCTGATAAGACTGCGTTTGATAAGATAAACAGGGAATCAATAAGTTTTATTCTATTTACGAGTCTTGGTTTTGCATTGTTCTTGTTTACATTCTCGGGTAAAATAATACAACTATTCGGAGGGACACAATTTGCTGACAGTGCGCTGTCTTTGAAGGTTTTAGCTTTTACATTGATTGGAGCTTGTTTTACGAATTTAATGACCTTTCAGGTATTTTATTCTCAACAGAAGTCTAAGGCGATTAACCTGTTCTATTTGAGTTGTATTGTCCTTAATATTTTGATAATTGTTTTGGGATATAAACATTTCGGTTATATCATTATAGCTTATTCTTATTTAGCCTCAATTTTCATTTTAGCTCTTTTGCAAGGGTTATATAATCGTTTTTATACTAAGAATATGCTTTTTGAAGTAGAGCAGCTCAAGTATATATTGGCATTTGCTCTCTCTATCTTATTGAGTTTGTTGATTAAGAATGTGTATCTCTCTACCGTTATATCGGCAATTACTTATTTGCTCATCTTAAAATTGACTAAAGAAAAGCTCGTGTTTGGTCTATTGGACAGTAAGCTGCTTAAAAGAAATAAAAAATGA
- a CDS encoding glycosyltransferase family 4 protein produces the protein MKNLDILYGSSLKLVHGVNKVTESLLVGKRIFETSGIKLRKIYASDAIINCSREDKLPIGQFGNASVNSLSRKIRVFLKTRLLVGIPFLVYLRYLITVMAPAKKVVAGYLSNQEEPADLILFQDFNTAYHYLRKRENLQIKTAIISHSTEDLFHQLALSYPEFSGTVFESKIREKQSYVLENIDKIIFVSKQPVEEFRLKYGDKVDFVYNGLEDISYRGHQSKNHGTGNVSFICVGSISERKGQDILIEAMKLVTPELRAKAKVYFVGEGDLKNELKRRVNEYGLDQNFEFLGLRSDVKDLLTEVDCYVLPSRNEGLPIAIIEALREGLYIIASDVGGIPEMLNEAYSKLVKPEANELKNALEDVLKGEVNFEANSLKARQAFLEIFSLNIMIDKYASILNKL, from the coding sequence ATGAAAAATCTAGATATATTATATGGTTCCAGTCTGAAGCTGGTTCATGGGGTAAATAAGGTAACTGAATCGTTGCTGGTGGGAAAGCGCATTTTTGAGACTTCAGGAATTAAACTGAGAAAGATTTACGCCAGTGATGCAATAATCAATTGTTCTCGGGAAGATAAATTACCAATTGGACAATTTGGCAATGCTAGTGTAAATAGTCTCAGCCGTAAAATAAGGGTGTTTTTGAAAACCAGGCTATTGGTTGGAATACCTTTTCTGGTTTACCTGAGGTATTTAATCACCGTAATGGCACCTGCAAAGAAAGTGGTCGCAGGGTATTTATCGAATCAGGAAGAACCTGCAGATCTGATCCTATTTCAGGATTTTAATACGGCCTATCATTATCTCCGGAAGAGGGAAAATCTACAAATTAAAACGGCAATAATTTCTCATAGTACTGAGGATTTATTTCATCAGCTGGCCTTATCATACCCTGAATTTTCCGGGACTGTATTTGAATCAAAAATCAGAGAAAAGCAGTCTTACGTACTGGAGAATATTGATAAAATAATTTTTGTATCCAAACAGCCGGTAGAAGAGTTCCGGCTAAAGTACGGAGATAAAGTTGATTTTGTATACAACGGACTGGAGGATATATCTTACCGGGGGCATCAGAGTAAGAACCACGGTACCGGTAATGTTAGTTTTATCTGTGTTGGATCAATTTCTGAGCGAAAAGGACAGGACATTCTTATTGAAGCGATGAAGCTGGTGACTCCAGAACTGAGAGCGAAGGCAAAAGTTTATTTTGTTGGAGAAGGTGATCTGAAAAATGAACTGAAAAGAAGGGTAAATGAATATGGCCTTGACCAGAATTTTGAATTTTTGGGACTTAGGAGTGACGTTAAAGATTTGCTAACAGAAGTAGATTGTTACGTCCTTCCAAGTAGAAACGAAGGATTGCCTATTGCAATTATTGAAGCTTTAAGGGAAGGCCTTTATATTATTGCGTCTGACGTTGGTGGAATTCCGGAAATGTTGAACGAAGCGTATTCCAAGCTGGTTAAACCGGAAGCAAATGAACTTAAAAATGCTTTGGAGGATGTTTTAAAAGGGGAAGTAAATTTCGAGGCAAATTCACTTAAGGCAAGACAAGCTTTCTTAGAGATTTTTTCATTGAATATTATGATTGATAAGTATGCATCGATCTTAAATAAATTATAA
- the wzy gene encoding O-antigen polysaccharide polymerase Wzy, producing the protein MFVFILLIEYVSLIFFDDLGDGFLKLLEGQLLVIYLFAIFFAIRLVGLWHLFTMFLLTFGLFLLSRPILDVLGYQYSYIVESLVQVDVPMLIRIEIVMVLSCSILIFQICFLYFVRFEDVNFSLPSLKTDQNLISLGKFLMISSSPLVLFRSYQQIMLIKTLGYGALFSGEVQQADMNPIVRLSITFFSIGYYFIIGGKPSKKKFIGYSFFYLGLSMLNLIIGSRMGIVLNVLFILWYLHAVYGQKFKFKKIFLYFTVAIICLQVVALKRISSEVDMGIGEMIFSFFSFQGISMITLAIYIQYGSTFVAHTVPYVLDPLYYGINVIFNPWLLRAGQSVETIAVRSDFGHHLTYSMNENYYLSGFSLGTSFISELYEFGIFGVLFGCVLLTWLITYFSRKVKVSKYLLIFSMLIVSHVLSTPRGNFFYNTYILFRLILMMIIIYYIYILFKKIKNQLSTNGQKVLD; encoded by the coding sequence ATGTTTGTCTTCATATTATTAATTGAATATGTTTCTCTTATTTTTTTTGATGACTTAGGTGATGGTTTTCTTAAATTGTTAGAAGGGCAATTATTAGTCATTTACCTTTTTGCTATTTTTTTTGCAATTCGCCTCGTTGGATTGTGGCATTTATTTACCATGTTTTTATTGACGTTTGGCCTCTTTCTGTTAAGCAGGCCAATATTGGATGTTTTGGGCTATCAGTATTCCTATATTGTTGAGTCACTCGTACAGGTAGACGTTCCAATGTTGATACGAATTGAAATTGTAATGGTGCTCAGCTGCTCAATTCTAATTTTTCAAATTTGCTTTTTGTATTTTGTCAGGTTTGAAGACGTTAATTTTAGCCTCCCAAGCTTGAAGACAGACCAGAACTTAATCAGTCTTGGTAAATTTCTGATGATTTCTTCTTCTCCCCTGGTTCTATTCCGGTCTTATCAGCAAATTATGCTCATAAAAACCTTAGGATACGGGGCTTTATTTTCCGGTGAAGTACAACAAGCCGATATGAATCCAATTGTCAGGTTATCGATCACTTTCTTTAGTATAGGCTATTATTTTATCATAGGAGGTAAGCCCTCTAAAAAGAAATTTATTGGCTATTCGTTCTTTTACCTGGGACTATCGATGCTTAATCTGATTATTGGTTCAAGGATGGGGATTGTATTGAATGTGCTGTTTATTCTGTGGTATCTGCATGCTGTATACGGCCAGAAATTTAAATTCAAGAAAATCTTTCTCTATTTTACTGTTGCCATCATTTGTCTTCAGGTCGTTGCACTTAAGAGAATTAGCAGTGAAGTTGATATGGGGATAGGTGAAATGATCTTTTCATTCTTTTCTTTCCAGGGGATCAGTATGATTACGCTCGCAATTTATATTCAATATGGGAGCACATTTGTGGCACATACGGTTCCATATGTTTTGGACCCGCTATATTATGGTATCAATGTCATATTTAATCCCTGGTTATTACGAGCTGGTCAGAGTGTTGAAACGATTGCTGTAAGAAGTGATTTTGGACACCATTTAACCTACTCCATGAATGAGAATTATTACTTAAGCGGATTTTCGTTAGGAACCTCATTTATTTCAGAACTCTATGAGTTCGGGATTTTTGGTGTGCTTTTTGGATGTGTTCTGTTAACTTGGTTAATCACCTACTTTTCCAGAAAAGTTAAGGTGAGTAAGTATTTGCTGATATTCTCTATGCTAATTGTATCACATGTACTTTCAACGCCGAGAGGTAACTTTTTTTATAATACTTACATCCTCTTTAGGCTTATCCTAATGATGATCATAATATATTATATATATATTTTATTTAAAAAGATAAAAAATCAGCTCTCAACCAATGGACAGAAGGTCCTGGATTAA